Proteins encoded together in one Thermophilibacter immobilis window:
- a CDS encoding DNA cytosine methyltransferase, whose translation MGGSELHHENVHQVDPLSVPQADIAWASSLCTDLSLAGRREGLADGRESGAFSGFTHIIEMMPKDKRPSALVLENVTGLASSHDGNDFRTIVSIFNELGYSVDALEIDARRWVPQSRPRLFIIGLRFPVDSPDLLSSSLRPDRVAWIHSDPSLRTHVTSLPEYPPLLSSGFSAIALEAPKTTDAWWSTERKVRFIDSLSHVQADRLRGLVGGRRIHFSNRLSTHPLGSISLGNSRG comes from the coding sequence ATGGGGGGTTCCGAGCTCCATCATGAGAACGTCCATCAAGTTGATCCCCTGAGTGTCCCCCAGGCTGACATCGCTTGGGCGTCGAGCCTCTGTACTGATCTCTCTCTTGCAGGAAGGCGCGAAGGCCTTGCTGACGGGAGGGAGTCAGGCGCGTTCTCTGGATTCACCCATATCATTGAGATGATGCCTAAAGACAAACGCCCCAGCGCATTGGTGCTTGAAAATGTTACTGGTCTTGCCTCGTCTCATGATGGCAATGATTTTCGCACTATAGTTAGCATATTTAATGAACTGGGATATTCTGTCGACGCACTAGAAATCGATGCGCGAAGGTGGGTTCCTCAGTCTCGTCCAAGGCTGTTTATCATCGGCCTGCGGTTCCCCGTAGATTCTCCTGATTTACTCAGCTCATCTCTTCGGCCCGATCGAGTCGCCTGGATACATTCAGACCCTTCTCTTCGTACACATGTCACATCCTTGCCTGAGTATCCTCCCCTGCTCTCAAGTGGCTTTTCGGCCATTGCGCTGGAAGCGCCAAAGACAACCGACGCTTGGTGGTCCACCGAGAGAAAAGTGCGTTTCATTGATTCACTCTCTCACGTACAGGCAGACCGGTTGCGTGGGCTTGTGGGGGGGCGACGCATTCATTTTTCGAACCGCCTATCGACGCACCCGCTCGGGAGTATCTCACTGGGAAATTCGAGGGGATGA
- a CDS encoding pyridoxal phosphate-dependent aminotransferase — MPINQQSYAYGTQKSSIREIAAYAGERKAQIGAENVFDFSLGNPSVPAPDAVRASIEKSLALPPTQLHGYTPASGLPVARAAVAASLRRRFGEDAARAEDVYLTCGAAASLSISFHALLRAGDEVIVIAPYFPEYRVWIEAAGVTCVEVLADQKTFQIDVAAVERALTPRTRAIIVNSPNNPVGSVYASANLTALADVLRAAEKRLGIEVTLVSDEPYREITYGVEVPWVPALYGRTVVCYSYSKALSLPGERIGWVLVPPTSPEHDELVGAVAGAGRKLGFVCAPALFQRVLVDCVDVPSDVEAYAQNRRALTEGLTRLGYEFVEPDGAFYLWVKALEPNAQAFFERARALELLPVPSDSFGCPGWVRVGYCVSREIIVNSLPAWEKLAQSYR, encoded by the coding sequence GTGCCGATCAACCAACAGAGCTACGCCTATGGGACGCAGAAGTCCTCCATCCGAGAGATTGCGGCCTACGCCGGTGAGCGCAAGGCGCAGATCGGCGCGGAGAACGTCTTTGATTTCTCGCTCGGCAACCCCTCGGTTCCCGCCCCGGATGCCGTGCGCGCATCCATCGAGAAGAGCCTTGCCCTGCCGCCCACCCAGCTTCACGGCTACACGCCTGCTTCGGGCCTGCCCGTTGCGCGCGCGGCCGTGGCGGCGAGCCTGCGCCGCCGCTTTGGCGAGGACGCTGCGCGCGCGGAGGACGTCTACCTGACCTGTGGGGCCGCGGCCTCGCTCTCCATTAGCTTTCACGCGCTGCTCAGGGCCGGTGACGAGGTCATCGTAATCGCCCCGTACTTCCCCGAGTACCGCGTCTGGATAGAGGCGGCGGGTGTCACCTGCGTTGAGGTCCTGGCCGACCAGAAGACCTTCCAGATCGACGTGGCGGCCGTCGAGCGCGCCCTGACGCCGCGCACCCGCGCGATTATCGTGAACTCACCCAACAACCCCGTGGGATCGGTCTATGCGTCCGCAAACCTCACGGCGCTTGCGGACGTTTTGCGTGCTGCCGAGAAGCGCCTGGGAATCGAGGTCACGCTCGTCTCCGACGAGCCCTACCGCGAGATCACCTACGGCGTCGAGGTTCCCTGGGTGCCGGCTCTCTACGGGCGCACGGTCGTGTGCTACTCGTACTCCAAGGCGCTCTCCTTGCCGGGCGAGCGCATCGGGTGGGTCCTCGTGCCGCCCACGAGCCCCGAGCACGACGAGCTCGTGGGTGCCGTGGCGGGGGCCGGCCGCAAGCTGGGCTTCGTCTGCGCGCCGGCGCTCTTCCAGCGCGTGCTCGTGGACTGCGTGGACGTGCCCTCGGACGTCGAGGCTTACGCCCAGAATCGTCGCGCGCTCACGGAGGGCCTCACGCGCCTGGGCTACGAGTTCGTGGAGCCTGACGGTGCGTTCTACCTGTGGGTCAAAGCTCTGGAGCCCAATGCGCAGGCCTTCTTTGAACGGGCTCGAGCCCTTGAGCTGCTTCCGGTTCCGTCCGACTCCTTTGGTTGCCCCGGCTGGGTGCGCGTGGGCTACTGCGTCTCGCGCGAGATCATCGTGAACTCGCTGCCGGCGTGGGAGAAGCTGGCGCAGAGCTACCGGTAG
- the hpt gene encoding hypoxanthine phosphoribosyltransferase, translated as MESLHPDVKKILLSKDDIHDIVARMGAQITADYADKNPLIVAVLRGAVVFTADLMREIDCPLAIDFMAVSSYGEGFKSSGVVRIVKDLDTKIEGRNVLIVEDILDSGLTLSYLMRMLENRNPASVEVAAFLVKDVEGNTPAVTPRYVGAHVPDEFIVGYGLDFSERYRNLPYIGILKPEAYKK; from the coding sequence ATGGAGTCACTGCACCCGGATGTCAAGAAGATTCTGCTCAGCAAGGATGACATCCACGACATCGTCGCCCGCATGGGAGCCCAGATTACGGCTGACTATGCCGACAAGAACCCGCTCATCGTGGCCGTGCTGCGCGGGGCCGTGGTCTTCACCGCAGACCTCATGCGCGAGATAGACTGTCCCCTGGCCATCGACTTCATGGCCGTGTCAAGCTACGGAGAGGGCTTCAAGAGCTCCGGTGTCGTGCGCATCGTCAAGGACCTGGACACCAAGATTGAGGGTCGCAACGTCCTTATCGTCGAGGATATCCTGGACTCGGGCCTCACCCTCTCCTACCTCATGCGCATGCTCGAGAACCGCAACCCGGCCTCCGTGGAGGTTGCGGCGTTTCTCGTCAAGGACGTCGAGGGCAACACGCCGGCCGTCACCCCGCGCTACGTGGGTGCCCACGTGCCTGACGAGTTCATCGTGGGCTACGGGCTCGACTTCTCGGAGCGCTATCGCAACCTTCCCTACATTGGCATCCTCAAGCCCGAGGCCTATAAGAAGTAA
- a CDS encoding DNA cytosine methyltransferase, producing the protein MSLGKVISFGNKLTALEFFSGIGLARTGLEQAGVNTIWTNDFDSTKCAMYQQQWGVPSSIMRTSIKLIP; encoded by the coding sequence ATGTCTTTGGGCAAAGTCATTTCATTCGGAAATAAACTCACCGCACTAGAATTCTTCTCGGGCATCGGGCTCGCTCGAACAGGGCTGGAGCAGGCTGGGGTAAACACCATCTGGACAAACGACTTTGACTCCACCAAGTGTGCAATGTATCAGCAGCAATGGGGGGTTCCGAGCTCCATCATGAGAACGTCCATCAAGTTGATCCCCTGA
- a CDS encoding MBL fold metallo-hydrolase, whose protein sequence is MTPQIHLHVLVSGSKGNAAVVEGPQGSVLVDCGISRRALFARADELGLDMSRIEAVLLTHEHTDHVGGLTVFCNHFDGALVATAGTVAARPFLSKLPFTLVGHSDTLELAGMQIRTFPTSHDVADPMGFRFSTSDDALGFCTDTGVLGDEALESLSNVRILALESNHDERMLAAGPYPGYLKQRVGGTRGHLSNDQAAEALGQLVGKDTETVVAMHLSQKNNRPSVCVRALAEATGAEPINDVATQARTPDGHLSICAAAQDRPLSIW, encoded by the coding sequence ATGACCCCCCAGATTCACCTGCACGTCCTTGTCAGCGGATCAAAGGGCAACGCGGCGGTGGTCGAGGGACCCCAAGGCTCCGTGCTCGTGGACTGCGGCATCTCACGCCGCGCGCTGTTCGCGCGCGCCGACGAGCTGGGACTTGACATGAGCCGCATAGAGGCCGTGCTGCTCACGCACGAGCACACCGATCACGTGGGCGGCCTCACGGTCTTCTGCAACCACTTTGACGGCGCGCTCGTCGCCACTGCCGGCACCGTGGCTGCGCGCCCCTTCCTCTCCAAGCTCCCCTTCACGCTCGTGGGGCACTCGGACACCCTGGAACTCGCCGGCATGCAGATACGGACGTTCCCCACCTCGCACGACGTGGCCGACCCCATGGGATTTCGCTTCTCGACGTCCGACGACGCGCTCGGATTTTGCACGGACACGGGCGTGCTGGGCGACGAGGCCCTCGAGTCCCTCTCCAACGTGCGCATCCTTGCGCTCGAGTCCAACCACGACGAGCGCATGTTGGCCGCGGGTCCCTATCCGGGCTACCTCAAGCAGCGCGTGGGCGGAACGCGGGGACACCTCTCCAACGACCAGGCCGCAGAGGCGCTCGGCCAGCTCGTGGGCAAGGACACCGAGACCGTGGTGGCCATGCACCTCTCGCAAAAGAACAACCGCCCGAGCGTCTGCGTGCGCGCGCTCGCCGAGGCAACAGGGGCCGAGCCCATAAACGACGTGGCCACCCAGGCGCGCACCCCCGATGGGCATCTGAGCATCTGCGCCGCCGCGCAGGACCGCCCTCTTTCTATCTGGTAG
- a CDS encoding patatin-like phospholipase family protein: MEALVNNVFDCALVFEGGGYRASYTSGIANVLLEQGIYFDYACGLSAGASNTINYLSRDRRRVRDSFMVDQRTRNAVGIRSLLHGKGYFDADALYAGALADDALPFDWEAFSANPARARIQAFERDTGRTVCFCRKDMSDLVRTINLVRASSTLPGAMTPLPIDGRVLYDGGMGTGAGIPICMAEDDGFKRFFFVASRPCGYRKEAPTNGERRMYARVAKDHPYLRNALLTRWERYNAALEHVEELAEEGRALIVYPDEMPVSSTTTSPKKLAAAYEAGHAQGVKEIGRWREFLFGAPDAGPPAGPETPAEPDGYVTIE, encoded by the coding sequence ATGGAAGCCCTCGTCAACAACGTATTCGACTGCGCCCTCGTGTTCGAAGGGGGAGGCTATCGCGCGAGCTATACCTCGGGCATTGCGAACGTCCTTCTGGAGCAGGGAATCTACTTCGACTACGCCTGCGGCCTCTCGGCGGGTGCGAGCAACACGATCAACTATCTCTCACGCGACCGTCGGCGCGTGAGAGACTCGTTCATGGTGGACCAGCGCACGCGCAACGCCGTGGGCATTCGCTCGCTTCTGCACGGCAAGGGCTACTTCGACGCGGACGCCCTCTATGCCGGAGCGCTCGCAGACGACGCTCTGCCCTTTGACTGGGAGGCGTTCTCCGCCAACCCGGCACGGGCGCGCATCCAGGCCTTCGAGCGCGACACCGGTCGCACGGTATGCTTTTGTCGCAAGGATATGAGCGACCTCGTCAGGACAATCAACCTCGTACGCGCCAGCTCGACCCTGCCGGGGGCCATGACGCCTTTGCCCATAGACGGCCGGGTGCTCTACGACGGCGGCATGGGGACGGGGGCCGGCATTCCCATCTGCATGGCCGAAGACGACGGCTTCAAGCGCTTCTTCTTCGTAGCCTCCCGGCCGTGTGGCTACCGCAAGGAGGCCCCCACAAACGGCGAGCGACGCATGTACGCGCGCGTCGCCAAGGACCATCCCTACCTAAGAAACGCGCTGCTCACCCGATGGGAACGCTACAACGCTGCGCTCGAGCACGTCGAGGAGCTGGCCGAAGAGGGGCGCGCCCTCATCGTCTACCCTGACGAGATGCCCGTCTCCAGCACCACGACCAGTCCCAAGAAGCTCGCGGCCGCCTACGAGGCGGGGCACGCGCAGGGGGTCAAGGAGATCGGCCGCTGGCGCGAGTTCCTCTTTGGCGCTCCCGACGCAGGACCCCCTGCGGGCCCCGAGACGCCCGCCGAGCCCGACGGCTACGTCACAATCGAGTAG
- a CDS encoding GntR family transcriptional regulator: MARKVKFHVSLDIFINESDLALLHLLGRLSPVATGPVSLTARALSNELQLSLATVRRSCRVLVDRGLIIVRGVRRRDGGRDANTYEITVLGREVLSLQGSMRPQRLPLHDPSSSHRD; encoded by the coding sequence ATGGCGCGCAAGGTCAAGTTTCATGTCTCGCTCGATATCTTCATCAACGAGAGCGACCTCGCCCTGCTTCACCTCCTGGGAAGGCTCTCGCCGGTCGCCACGGGCCCCGTCTCGCTCACGGCGCGCGCCCTCTCCAACGAGCTGCAGCTCAGCCTTGCTACGGTTCGTCGCTCTTGTCGGGTCCTTGTGGACAGGGGCCTCATCATCGTGCGCGGCGTGCGCCGGCGCGACGGTGGACGTGACGCCAACACCTATGAGATCACGGTCCTGGGTCGCGAGGTCCTCTCCCTTCAGGGCTCCATGCGCCCCCAGCGCCTACCCTTGCACGACCCCTCCTCCTCGCATCGCGACTGA
- a CDS encoding PHP domain-containing protein → MIRISCDIHTHTLFSRHAYSTVEEDVWAAADQDFELLGVTDHFSDMLFEEQTLKNFQFFTNLDVWPRSWHGVRLLRGCEVDIVDGQGNLFGHDVRVDRQISDTPMRERSLKELVFDHCDYAIASVHNRTFTRDASPAQNAQMYIHALEDPKVLVLGHVGRSHVDFELDPVLEAARDMGKLIEINESSLAGHNRERSLEPCTHVAERCAELGCKVSFGSDAHICTDVGRYLKVKRLLESIDFPQALVACSDAEALLGAMGRAGFDASA, encoded by the coding sequence ATGATTCGCATTTCCTGTGACATCCACACGCACACGCTCTTCTCGCGTCATGCCTACTCCACCGTCGAGGAGGACGTGTGGGCCGCGGCCGACCAGGACTTCGAGCTCTTGGGCGTCACCGACCACTTCTCGGACATGCTGTTCGAGGAGCAGACGCTCAAAAACTTCCAGTTCTTCACCAACCTGGACGTCTGGCCGCGCTCGTGGCATGGCGTGAGACTGCTGCGCGGCTGCGAGGTCGACATCGTCGACGGGCAGGGGAACCTCTTTGGGCATGACGTCAGGGTCGATCGGCAGATCTCCGACACGCCGATGCGCGAGCGCAGCCTCAAGGAGCTTGTCTTCGACCACTGCGACTACGCGATCGCGAGCGTGCACAACCGCACGTTCACGCGTGATGCCTCTCCCGCCCAAAACGCCCAGATGTACATCCACGCGCTCGAGGACCCCAAGGTGCTCGTCTTGGGTCACGTGGGGCGCTCGCACGTGGACTTCGAGCTCGACCCCGTGCTCGAGGCCGCGCGCGACATGGGCAAGCTGATCGAGATCAACGAGTCGAGCCTTGCGGGGCACAACCGCGAGCGCTCGCTCGAGCCCTGCACGCACGTGGCCGAGCGCTGTGCCGAGCTGGGCTGCAAGGTCTCGTTTGGCAGCGACGCCCACATCTGCACGGACGTGGGACGCTATCTCAAGGTGAAGCGCCTGCTGGAGAGCATCGACTTCCCCCAGGCGCTCGTGGCGTGCAGCGACGCCGAGGCGCTTCTCGGCGCGATGGGCCGCGCGGGATTTGACGCTTCCGCGTAA
- a CDS encoding exodeoxyribonuclease III, with the protein MPTDTRELRLVSWNVNGLRAVAKKDPSFVEVVETANADVFAIQETKLQEGQIDLVLPGYYQTWNYAERRGYSGTAVFSREEPLRVIRQIGAPAADDEGRVCALEFDTYWFVDVYTPNSQGELARLDTRLAWDATYRAFLTELAADKPVVTCGDFNVAHQEIDLKNPGPNRGNAGFSDEERESFTRLLDAGFTDTFRARHPGLTGAYSWWSYRFNARKNNAGWRIDYFLVSNDIASRVTSASILNEVYGSDHCPVELAITL; encoded by the coding sequence GTGCCCACAGACACTCGCGAGCTGAGGCTCGTTTCCTGGAACGTCAACGGCCTGCGCGCCGTCGCAAAGAAGGACCCGAGCTTCGTGGAGGTGGTCGAGACCGCAAACGCGGACGTCTTCGCCATCCAGGAGACCAAGCTCCAGGAGGGACAGATTGACCTCGTACTCCCCGGCTACTATCAGACGTGGAACTACGCGGAGCGCAGGGGCTACTCGGGCACCGCGGTCTTCTCGCGCGAGGAGCCCCTGCGTGTCATCAGGCAGATAGGCGCACCGGCCGCAGACGACGAGGGACGCGTCTGCGCGCTGGAGTTCGATACCTATTGGTTCGTGGACGTCTACACGCCCAACTCCCAGGGCGAGCTCGCGCGCCTAGACACGCGCCTTGCCTGGGACGCGACCTATCGCGCCTTCCTCACGGAGCTTGCTGCCGACAAGCCCGTGGTGACCTGCGGCGACTTCAACGTGGCCCACCAGGAGATCGACCTCAAGAACCCCGGTCCCAACCGCGGAAACGCGGGGTTCTCGGACGAGGAGCGCGAGAGCTTCACGCGCCTTCTTGACGCGGGCTTCACCGATACCTTCCGCGCGCGCCACCCCGGCCTGACGGGCGCCTACAGCTGGTGGAGCTACCGCTTCAACGCGCGCAAGAACAACGCGGGCTGGCGCATCGACTACTTCCTGGTCTCCAACGACATCGCGAGCCGCGTGACGAGCGCCTCGATCCTGAACGAGGTCTACGGGAGCGACCACTGCCCCGTCGAGCTCGCCATCACGCTGTAG
- the tilS gene encoding tRNA lysidine(34) synthetase TilS has translation MPSVSRRYATGQNRFERPSGRANNELAAPVVLMVSGGADSTALLVLAVTSTLDIDDGRGRSRIARERLHVLHVNHELRGIDAEEDEEFVSDLARRYGIPCTIRRVDIAARAASTDGNVENAGRIVRYAEAARLANELSASFGTPRSAARILTAHTADDRAETFFMNAIRGTGAAGLSSIPRRRNRIVRPLLDCAHNELCDLLRMRGIVWREDEGNANTRYLRAFVRHEVMPVVEHRNPHVVASLANTCDILSDEDAYLTSVAARTLRKLVRREGLGLVVIDAARLAATEVALARRMVRQALLGVCSELRLEARHVARVLELVAAGEGATTVPLGVEARVEHGLLVIRSRQALPAAVAAWLEVPGRLPLSDGRVLAARLHLVPPGDVCAYARSHALEWVGQSVLLDAAAVGIDPVQGGRLWVDVAHAGDVLCPLGMHGQSKKLSDLLGEAHVPVEERPLVPIVRTSPTGAVVWVAGIRADERAKCVPATSQLLELSLLPAP, from the coding sequence ATGCCGAGTGTTTCTCGCCGCTACGCAACGGGCCAGAACCGCTTTGAGCGCCCGAGCGGGCGCGCCAATAACGAGCTTGCCGCTCCCGTGGTCCTCATGGTCTCGGGTGGGGCAGACTCCACGGCCCTTCTGGTCCTGGCGGTGACCTCCACGCTTGACATCGACGACGGGCGCGGGCGCTCACGCATCGCCCGCGAGCGGCTCCACGTGTTGCACGTGAATCATGAGCTGCGCGGCATTGACGCCGAGGAGGACGAGGAGTTCGTCAGCGATCTGGCCCGACGCTATGGCATCCCCTGCACGATCCGTCGCGTCGACATAGCCGCGCGCGCCGCGTCGACCGACGGCAACGTGGAGAATGCGGGACGCATCGTGCGCTACGCGGAGGCGGCGCGCCTTGCCAACGAGCTGTCTGCGTCGTTTGGCACGCCGCGCTCGGCGGCGCGCATCCTCACGGCCCACACGGCCGACGACCGCGCCGAGACCTTCTTCATGAATGCGATTCGGGGGACGGGCGCCGCGGGCCTCTCATCGATCCCCCGTCGCCGCAACCGCATCGTGCGGCCGCTTTTGGACTGCGCGCACAACGAGCTCTGCGACCTCTTGCGCATGCGCGGAATCGTCTGGCGTGAGGACGAGGGCAACGCAAATACGCGCTATCTGCGTGCCTTCGTGCGCCACGAGGTCATGCCCGTCGTGGAGCATCGTAACCCGCACGTCGTGGCGAGCCTGGCCAATACCTGCGACATTCTCTCCGACGAGGACGCCTACCTCACGTCCGTGGCCGCGCGGACCCTGCGCAAGCTCGTGCGCAGGGAGGGCCTTGGTCTCGTGGTCATTGACGCGGCCCGCCTTGCGGCGACGGAGGTCGCCCTCGCGCGCCGCATGGTGCGCCAGGCGCTGCTTGGCGTCTGCTCCGAACTGCGTCTCGAGGCGCGGCACGTGGCCCGTGTGCTCGAGCTGGTCGCGGCGGGTGAGGGGGCGACCACGGTCCCTTTGGGCGTCGAGGCGCGCGTGGAGCACGGGCTTCTGGTCATACGGTCCAGGCAGGCGCTTCCTGCGGCTGTGGCCGCGTGGCTGGAGGTGCCCGGACGTCTTCCCCTGTCCGACGGCCGCGTGCTCGCGGCACGCCTGCATCTGGTGCCGCCGGGCGACGTCTGCGCCTATGCGCGCTCCCATGCCCTCGAGTGGGTCGGCCAGTCCGTCCTGCTTGACGCCGCGGCCGTCGGCATCGACCCCGTCCAGGGGGGCAGGCTCTGGGTCGACGTTGCCCATGCGGGCGACGTCTTGTGCCCCCTGGGGATGCACGGCCAGTCCAAGAAGCTCTCGGACCTGCTCGGCGAGGCCCACGTGCCCGTTGAGGAGCGCCCCCTGGTCCCCATCGTGCGTACGTCGCCCACCGGCGCGGTCGTGTGGGTGGCGGGGATTCGCGCGGACGAGCGCGCAAAGTGCGTCCCCGCTACGTCTCAGCTGCTAGAATTGAGCCTTCTACCAGCACCGTAG
- a CDS encoding NAD-dependent protein deacylase yields the protein MARTITDPAEAASELSRRFPHAHRAVFFGGAGVSTASGIPDFRSADGLYHQHFSHEPEEMLGHDFFMTHTAEFYDFYRERMIAPDARPNRAHEKLAELEAQGHLAAVVTQNIDGLHQMAGSKHVLELHGSVHRNICQECGATYSAAWVLAHEGVPHCDACGGLVKPDVVLYGEQLDEQVLLASVRAISEADLMVIGGTSLVVYPAAGLLGYFGGSELVVVNRDPTPADGRADLVCACDIAQAFDF from the coding sequence ATGGCACGCACGATTACCGATCCCGCAGAGGCCGCCTCGGAGCTCTCGAGGCGCTTCCCGCACGCTCATCGCGCGGTTTTCTTTGGCGGGGCGGGCGTCTCCACGGCAAGCGGCATTCCGGACTTTCGCAGCGCAGACGGCCTCTATCACCAGCACTTCTCCCACGAGCCCGAGGAGATGCTCGGGCATGACTTCTTCATGACGCACACCGCCGAGTTCTACGACTTCTATCGAGAGCGGATGATCGCGCCCGACGCGCGGCCCAATCGCGCGCATGAGAAGCTCGCCGAGCTCGAGGCCCAGGGGCACCTGGCGGCTGTGGTCACGCAGAACATCGACGGCCTGCACCAGATGGCGGGCTCGAAGCACGTCCTGGAGCTGCACGGCTCCGTTCATCGCAACATCTGCCAGGAGTGCGGCGCCACCTACTCGGCCGCGTGGGTCCTCGCGCACGAGGGCGTCCCCCACTGCGACGCCTGTGGCGGCCTCGTCAAGCCCGACGTGGTGCTCTATGGGGAGCAGCTCGACGAGCAGGTGCTTCTCGCCAGCGTTCGGGCCATCTCGGAGGCGGACCTCATGGTCATCGGAGGCACGTCGCTCGTGGTGTACCCCGCAGCAGGCCTTCTGGGCTACTTTGGCGGCTCCGAGCTCGTGGTGGTCAACCGCGACCCCACACCGGCCGACGGCAGGGCGGACCTCGTGTGCGCCTGCGACATAGCGCAGGCCTTCGACTTCTAG
- the ftsH gene encoding ATP-dependent zinc metalloprotease FtsH — MRGASVPDKNTSDHTPLPGGKGSPDQQQRSAVLSLLVVAAIVVYLLFTMGGNLFPSASPPDVLATNEFVSAVEAGRVTSVTYKTDDGSVSGTYEVDDDAHDYKSVYVGSDSLAALMASHPNVTYRIDTSSSAMLETILLSVVPTVLLVGVFIFYMRRMSSQNDKTMSFAKTKALTTERERPKVKFSDVAGIDEAVEELQEVRDFLSDPERYHKMGARIPHGVLLVGPPGTGKTLLAKAVAGEAGVPFYSISGSDFVEMFVGVGASRVRDLFKQAKESAPCIVFIDEIDAVGRQRGAGLGGGHDEREQTLNQLLVEMDGFEDNSSVILIAATNRPDVLDPALLRPGRFDRRVTVDRPDVRGREQILQVHAAGKPFADDVDFERLSKVTAGFTGADLANLINEAALLSARQRKEKIDQSEVEEAMERVMAGPERKSRLITQKERRIIAYHESGHALVGHVLENSDPIHKISIISRGQALGYTMQVPEEDHFLETRSGMLDQIAVLLGGRTSEELFCDDVTTGASNDLERATKLARTMVMRHGMSEQLGTQVFGEAQHEVFLGRDYAERQDYSAETAKRIDDEVERIMRGAHERARTVLEARRAQMDTMARVLLERETVEGEAVAALLDGTWDEYLAAHHGEHDSTRSAE, encoded by the coding sequence ATGCGAGGAGCTAGCGTGCCAGACAAGAACACTTCCGACCACACCCCCCTTCCCGGGGGAAAGGGCAGCCCCGACCAGCAGCAGCGCTCCGCCGTGCTCTCGCTGCTCGTCGTTGCCGCGATCGTCGTCTACCTGCTCTTTACGATGGGGGGAAACCTCTTCCCCAGTGCGTCTCCCCCTGACGTGCTGGCCACCAACGAGTTCGTGAGCGCCGTCGAGGCGGGGCGGGTCACGAGCGTCACGTACAAGACCGACGACGGCAGCGTCTCGGGCACCTACGAGGTCGACGATGACGCCCACGACTATAAGAGCGTCTACGTGGGCTCCGACTCGCTGGCCGCCCTCATGGCCTCGCACCCCAACGTCACCTATCGCATCGACACGAGCTCGTCGGCGATGCTCGAGACCATCCTGCTCTCCGTGGTGCCCACGGTCCTGCTCGTGGGGGTCTTCATCTTCTACATGCGGCGCATGTCCAGCCAGAACGACAAGACGATGTCGTTCGCCAAGACCAAGGCCCTCACCACCGAGAGAGAGCGGCCCAAGGTCAAGTTCTCCGACGTTGCGGGCATCGACGAGGCCGTCGAGGAGCTCCAGGAGGTGCGCGACTTCCTCTCCGATCCCGAGCGCTATCACAAGATGGGCGCGCGCATCCCTCACGGCGTGCTGCTCGTGGGACCCCCAGGCACGGGCAAGACGCTTCTGGCCAAAGCCGTGGCCGGCGAGGCGGGCGTGCCGTTCTACTCCATCTCCGGCTCCGACTTCGTGGAGATGTTCGTGGGCGTGGGCGCGAGTCGCGTGCGCGACCTCTTCAAGCAGGCCAAGGAGTCCGCCCCCTGCATCGTCTTCATCGACGAGATCGACGCCGTGGGCCGCCAGCGCGGTGCCGGCCTGGGCGGCGGCCACGACGAGCGCGAGCAGACCCTGAACCAGCTGCTGGTCGAGATGGACGGCTTCGAGGACAACTCATCCGTCATCCTCATTGCCGCTACGAACCGCCCCGACGTCCTTGACCCTGCCCTTCTGAGGCCGGGCCGCTTCGACCGTCGGGTGACGGTGGACCGTCCCGACGTGCGCGGTCGCGAGCAGATCCTGCAGGTCCACGCGGCGGGCAAGCCCTTTGCCGACGACGTTGACTTCGAGCGGCTCTCCAAGGTCACGGCGGGCTTCACGGGTGCCGACCTTGCCAACCTCATCAACGAGGCGGCCCTGCTCTCTGCGCGTCAGCGCAAGGAGAAGATCGACCAGAGCGAGGTCGAGGAGGCCATGGAGCGCGTCATGGCCGGCCCCGAGCGCAAGAGCCGCCTGATCACCCAGAAGGAGCGTCGCATCATCGCTTATCACGAGAGCGGCCACGCCCTCGTGGGCCACGTGCTCGAGAACTCCGATCCCATTCACAAGATCTCGATCATCAGCCGTGGTCAGGCGCTCGGCTACACCATGCAGGTGCCCGAGGAGGACCACTTCCTGGAGACGCGTAGCGGCATGCTCGACCAAATCGCGGTGCTCTTGGGCGGCCGCACCTCCGAGGAGCTCTTCTGCGACGACGTCACCACAGGTGCCTCCAACGACCTCGAGCGCGCTACCAAGCTCGCACGCACCATGGTCATGCGTCATGGCATGAGCGAGCAGCTGGGCACGCAGGTCTTTGGCGAGGCGCAGCACGAGGTGTTTCTCGGCAGGGACTACGCTGAGCGTCAGGACTACTCCGCCGAGACGGCTAAGCGCATCGACGACGAGGTCGAGCGCATCATGCGGGGGGCCCACGAGCGAGCGCGCACGGTGCTGGAGGCGCGGCGTGCGCAGATGGACACGATGGCCCGGGTGCTGCTCGAGCGCGAAACCGTCGAGGGCGAGGCCGTCGCAGCCCTGCTGGACGGAACGTGGGACGAATACCTTGCGGCACATCACGGGGAGCATGATTCTACGAGAAGCGCTGAGTAG